The Mesorhizobium sp. INR15 region CCGATGGCACCGGATCCTTTGTCCGGCCTGCACCCGAAGGTCTGGGCCGTCCATCAGATCTTCAGCATTCCAGTCCCCGGACCGTTTTTCAGATAACACCGTGGCAAGGTGCTGGCTTATCAGGCCAATGGAGAAGGGATCGAACCTTCGACAGTCAGATTAACAATCTGATGCTCTTCCAGCTGAGCTATCCGTGGTGCAGACGACGGGACTCGAACCCACAACCTCCGGAGTATGTCCGGCGCTCTCCCAGTTGAGCTACATCCGCGATCCCAATCCCCAAAGCGGCGCCGTATACAGGGCGGCAAAGCCGCCTGCACGGGCGGAGACGAAAGCTCCAACCGTTGTGCTCGCTTCGGTTTTCGTGACCGGGAGCGCGCCTATAGCCCCTGCGACGGGTTGTCGCAAGCGGCATTGTCGTGGCCAAATCGCGGCTTCTTTGAGTGTGATGTTTTGGCAACAGTCAGCGCAACCGGAGCGTGCCTTAGAATGTGACGCGGCCAAGCACGCGCAGGCCGTCGCCCTGCGGCTCAACCACCACGGCTTCGCCTTCACGCGGCGAAATTCCGGTCAGCGCCAGGATGTTTTCCAGATGGGTGACCATGACCAGATTGTCGGAGCCGGAATAACCACGGACTTCCTTCATGATCGCTGCGATCTGCGCGGCTTTTTCGGCCTCATCGGTTTTCAAGAGGTCGAGCGGCTCGAAAAGAACTGGCTCCGCCTCGAAGGCGATGCGGGCGGTGTCAAGGCACCGGCAGTAGCGGCTGGACAAGATGCGCTCGATAGGGGCCGCGCGCGCGGCAAACAGTGCACCGATCTTGCTCGCCTGCTGCTTGCCGCGTGCCGACAGGTTGATCTGGGTCGCACAATTGGCGATGTCGAAATTGGCCGGGTCAGTCGTGCCGGTGACCATCGCATGGCGAAGCAGCACCACGTGGCCGCCGTCGCGCAGCAGCGCCCAGCCAGCATCCGTCGCCTGGGCCGTGGCAGGGATAGCAAACAGAAGCAGCGCCAGCACAAATCGAATCATAGGCTATCCTTCTCCGGTTCCCGGCATGGGATCCGGTGAGAGGACATATAGGGACGGTAAAGCCAGCCGAAAGACAAGGCACGCTAGGGTGAGGGAAAGTTCCTACTTCTTCGCCATCTGCTGTTTGGCCAGGTCGATCTTTTTGTCGGTGAGCGGGATGGGGATCGTGTAGCCGGCTTCGGTAAAGCCCTGCTTGGCATTCTCGAAGAACTCGATCGCTTTGAGATATTCGGCCTTGCCGCCGCCATAGCTGGCGCGGTTCCAGTGGATGTCACCGAGATTGTTCTGCTCAAACGCCCATTGCAGCGGCTGGCTTTCGCGGGTGAAGACTTTCAAGGTCGCCGTGAAGGCCGCCTCTGCTTCGTTGAGGTATTTGTCGGTAC contains the following coding sequences:
- a CDS encoding histidine phosphatase family protein produces the protein MIRFVLALLLFAIPATAQATDAGWALLRDGGHVVLLRHAMVTGTTDPANFDIANCATQINLSARGKQQASKIGALFAARAAPIERILSSRYCRCLDTARIAFEAEPVLFEPLDLLKTDEAEKAAQIAAIMKEVRGYSGSDNLVMVTHLENILALTGISPREGEAVVVEPQGDGLRVLGRVTF